DNA sequence from the Agrobacterium tumefaciens genome:
ACAGGATAAGCACGATTCCGCAGAGCCCGACGACCACCGCCGTCCAGCGGTAAATCCTCACGACTTCCTTGAGAAGCAGCACCGCCAGAATGACGGTGAAGAGTGGTGTCGCGTAGCTGATGGCCGTTGCGTCGGCCAGCGGAATGTAGGCGAGCGCCAGATAGCTGAAGACCATGCCGCCGGTACCGGAAAAACTCCGCACCAGATGGCCGCCAATGTGACTGGTCGCAACCTGTTGCCGAAATCCTCCCTGCACGGCCATCCACAGGCAGAGCGGCAGCATGGCCACCGCCGACCTGAAGAAGACCACTTGCCCGATGGGTATCTCGCCCTTCAAGCCGCTGATGCAGGCGCCCATCAGCACCAGAGCGAGCGCTGCGGATATTTTGAGGAGAATGCCTTTGCGGGAATCCATGGTTCGTTCCTTCGGACGTCTTCGAACCGTTTCACCACGCCGCGGCGGGATATCAAACCTCAAACCCGTGTCCATAGGAACTTCGTCTGACCCCATCAATCCCGCCTCCATGGTAGCTATTGCTGATGGACAGGGTGCGGATTCCGCTCCGCCTGCCCGCCACCGTGGGAACAAAAAAGACGTTGGAAACCAATATGGATCTGGAAAAGATCAAGAAACTGATCGAGTTCGTCGGCTCTTCGCGAGTATCCGAATTGACCGTGAGCCAGGAGGGAACCACGGTCCGGATCATCCGCGAAAACAATGCCGTTTCGCCGCACGCACCATCATCGCAGGCCCGGCCCGTTCCGGTGACGGAAACGGCATCCGAGACACCCCGCGCCAGAGAGCAGGCACCGGCATCCGTCGCAGCCGCACCGGCACTATCCGGCGTCGTTGCAGCACCGTCATTCGGTCTTTTCCATCGCGCCCCGAGCCCGGGTGCGGCGCCTTTCGCCGAAGCCGGCGACGAGGTCAGGCAAGGACAGGAACTCTTCATCATCGAGGCGATGAAAGTGTTCAACACCGTGAGGGCCGAACGAAGCGGCAGGATCGCCAGATTTATCGCCAATGACGGCGAAGACGTCGAACTCGGACAGCCGGTGCTGGAGTTCGAATGATGGATGCGACACTCCCAAAGGTGGCTGAGCCAAGAGCATTCGACAGCGTGCTGATCGCCAATCGCGGCGAGATTGCCTTGCGGGTGCAGCGCGCCTGCCGTGAACTCGGCCTGAAGACGGTCATGATCTATTCGGAAGCCGATAGGGATGCCGACTATCTGAAGGCTGCCGATACCGCCATCTGCATCGGCCCGGCATCGCCCGGCCAGAGCTATCTCAACGCGCCGGCCATACTGCTTGCGATGGAGCTGACCGGCGCTGGCGCGGTTCACCCCGGTTATGGATTTCTGTCCGAAAGAGCATCTTTTTCGGAAGCCGTGGAGGCGGCAGGGGCGGTCTTCATCGGCCCGCACGCCGACGCCATCCGCACCATGGGTGACAAGATCGCGGCGAAGCGGGCGATGATGGAGGCCGGTGTGCCCTGCGTTCCCGGACCCGATTCCGCCCTGCCGGATGATATGGCGGAGGTTTCGAAAATCGCCGCCGAAATCGGTTATCCCGTCATCGTCAAGGCGGCCGGCGGCGGCGGCGGGCGCGGCATGCGTGTCGTGCGCGAAGCCTCCGCCCTTCAGGATGCCGTTCTCGTCACGCGTGAAGAAGCGAGCCGGGCCTTCGGGACACCGGAACTCTATATCGAGAAATTTCTCGAACATCCGCGCCATGTCGAAATTCAGGTTCTCTGCGATGGTCAGGGCGGCGGGGTCTGGGTGGGGCTGCGCGACTGCTCCATGCAGCGCCGCCACCAGAAGGTCGTCGAAGAGGGCCCGGCCATCGGCATCCCGCCTGATGTCGCGGCTTTCGTCGGCAATCGCTGCGTCGAAGCCTGCCGCCAGATCGGTTATCGCGGCGTCGGCACCTTTGAGTTTCTCTACGAGAATGGCGAATTCTATTTCATCGAGATGAACACCCGCCTGCAGGTCGAACATCCGGTCACGGAAATGACCTCGGGCGTGGATCTGGTGCGCCAGCAGCTTCTCGTCGCTCTCGGCCATCCGCTGGAAATTTCGCAGGAGGATATCGTCTGCGAGGGACATTCAATCGAATGCCGCATCAATGCCGAAGACCCTTACAACTTCATTCCCTGCCCCGGCCTGATCACGGCCCTTCACCTGCCGGGTGGCCCCGGCGTTCGCGTCGATACGCATGTGACGGCGGGTTATCGGGTTTCGGCTCATTACGATTCGCTGATCGCCAAGCTCATCGTCCATGCGCCGACCCGCGAGCAGGCGATCCTGCGCATGCGGCGTGCACTTGGCGAAATGCGCATCGAAGGCGTTTCCACCAACCTGCCGCTGCATCGGGAAATATTGCAGGATCCGGCCTTTTCCGAAGGCGGCACGGATATTCATTACCTCGAGCATTGGCTTGCAGCGCGGAGTGCAAAGTGAAGCGACAGCCTGTTTCCATATCCCGCTACAGCGAGCCCGGCACGATTGCCGATCTTGCCGCTCACCTCGAACGCAACAACGTCTCCGCCATTGAAATAGAGACGCCGGATGGATCGTTGAAGATCGTCGCCATGGCAGGCGGTCAGGCCCCTGTCGCACAGCGGCCCATTGAAGCGGCCAAAGCACCGGTAAAGGCGGGGGATATTCTTGCCCGTGCACCGATGGCCGGCATCTTCACACCCGCACATCCGCAGCGCCCCGACCGGGTAGTTCAGGCCGGACAATCCGTGGTGAAAGGCGAGATCGTCGCATTTATCGCGGCCGGAAACGTGCTTGTTCCGGTCATCGCCGAAAAAGCCGGCACCGTCAGCGAAATCGTGACGGAAGCCGGTGCGCTTGTCGGCTATGGCTCCACCCTTCTCAAGACCGAAACATGATGGTGACGTCGATGAGCAACCTCCCGCTGAAAACGCCCCACCTCACCCCCGCCCATCTGGGCCTGCCGAAAATCTCGATGATCGGCAACAAGACGTTTCTGATCGAAGCGCCCGGCGAACTGGACCTGCCCGCCCAGCGGCGCATCTGGGCGCTGACACGCGCATTGAAGGACCGCCCCGAGGTGCTGGAACTCATACCCGGCATGACCAACCTGCTGATCGTGCTGCGCAGCACGCCTGAAGACGCCGGGCGTTTGCAGGATGAGCTTCTCGACATCTGGCAAACGACTGCGGAACTCGATCTTCTGGGCAAGACCATCGAGGTGCCGACGACCTATGGCGGTGAACACGCCATCGACCTTGCGGCGATCTGCGATTATTCCGGCCTGCCGGACAAGGAAGTCGTGCGCCTGCATTTCGAGCGGACCTATACGGTTTTCGCCGTCGGTAGTGCGCCGGGCTTTGGTTATCTCGGCGGCCTTGATCCGCGCATTTTCATGCCGCGCAAGAAAGTCCCGTCGCTTCGCATGTTGAAGGGCATGGTGACGATCGGCGGCATGCAGTCCGGCATCTCGGTTCTGACCGGGCCGAATGGCTGGAATTCGCTGGGCTTCACCGAAATCACCATGTTCGACGCCACAGCCGAGCAACCGGCTGTGCTGGCGCCCGGCGACCGGGTTCGCTTCCTTCCCGAAAGGATCGAACTATGATCCATATTCTTGCCTGCGGACCGCTGAACACCGTGCAGGATCTCGGCCGCGCCGGTTATCGCAATATCGGCATCACCGCCACGGGCGCGATGGACCCGATTGCGCTCAGGGTCGGCAATATTCTCGCCGGTAACGGCGAGGATGCCGCTGCGATTGAAATCCAGACCTTTCCGTTCCGCATCGAATTCGAAGAAGCGCTGACCTTCGCCGTAACCGGTGCGGATTGCGCCGCACGGCTCAATGGTACTGATCTGCCGCCTTACTGGTGCGCGCGGGCAGAAAAGGGTCAGATCCTCGAATTTTCGACGCCGCTTAAGAATGCGCGCGCCTATCTCTGCCTTCAGGGCGGCGTCGATGTTCCTGTGGTGATGGGATCACGCAGCACCTCGCTTCGCGGCTCCTTCGGTGGCCATGAGGGACGCCACCTCACCACCGGCGACAGGCTGTCCGTTCTGCCATCCGAGCCGCCGGCGCCGCCGGCAAGCGGCCTCGGCGTCATGCCGCTTGCCGAGGCGATGCCGGACATGTTTCCAGTGTCCGACAATGGCGAATTGCTGCTGCGCGCCATTCCCGCCGCCGAACATGATCTTTTCGGCGAAGGTGCGGAACGTTTCTGGTCCGAAGCCTGGAAAATCACCTCGCAGAGCGACCGCACCGGCTACCGGCTTGCCGGCACGCCACTTATGCTTTCGGCTCCCGTGGAACTGCGCTCCTATGGCGTCATACCGGGTGTGGTTCAGGTACCGCCGGGCGGCGAGCCGATCATCCAGATGAGCGACGCCAACACCGCCGGCGGTTATCCCAAGATGGCTGGTATCATCGACAGCGATCTTTGGCGGCTCGGACAGGCGCGCATCGGCAGCCGCATCCGTTTCGTGCAGGCAACAGTGCGCGAGGCGCTGGAGGTCGAGCAGGCAATCGACGCCTATTTCGCAGATATCCGCAAGACCCTGCCACTGGTCACCGCCGCACTCGGCACGCTCGCAAAACGATAGTCCTGAAAAACACGGAGAGGGAACCATGAAGATCGATGTTAATTCCGACATGGGCGAAGGTTTCGGCGTCTATAAGGTCTGCGACGACGAGAAGCTTATGGAGGTCGTCTCTTCGGCGAATATCGCCTGCGGCTTCCATGCCGGCGATCCGGAAATGATGGCGCGCATGGTGCGTCTCGCCAAACAGAACGGCGTCGGCGTCGGCGCACATCCGGGCCTCGCAGATCGTCTCGGCTTCGGCCGCCGCGAAATTCCCGTCGATGCGGAAGAAATGGAACAGCAGGTTCTCTACCAGCTTGGCGCGCTTTCGGCAATTGCGAGAGCGCAGGATGTCTCCCTCTCCCATATCAGCTTCCATGCCGCCATGGGCAACATGATCAACCGCGATGCGGCGCTTGCCGAACGGATCATGAAAAAGATCAGGGCGGTCGATCCCAATCTCATTGTCTTTTCGATGCCTGATATGCTGATCGAAAAGGCGGCGCTGGATTGCGGGCTGAAGGTGCTCAACCTCTTTCTCGCCGACCGGGCCTATGATGTGAAGGGCCAGCTCGTGCCACGCAAGCTGCCAAATTCCGTCATCAAGGAAGAGGGAAAAGTTCGCGCGCGGGTACGCCAGTTTCTGGAAAAAGGCACGGTCACGACCATTGAGGGCGAGACCATCCCCGTTCGCGCCAGATCGATCCTCGTCCACAGCGATACGCCCGGCTCACTGGAGCTTGCGCGCACGGTGCGCAGCGAAGTGGAAGCCTGTGGCGGCAGCGTCGTGCCGGCTCGCGAAGTGGTTGCCTGAAGCGGGAGCCGCCCTCATATCCTGAAGCACAAAAAATTACGGCACCGCATTCCAGGTCAGGAGCGCGGTGCCGTAATTTTTGCCGGCTATGGAATACGGCACGGATTTCGATCCGTCGCCAGCCGGGCCGCCTGAGCGACCCGGCCGCGAAATCGTCAATTCAGCTGGATCACGTGATTGCTGTCGCTCGTCCAGCTCAGTCTCACCCGGTCGCCAGCGGCGCTGACGGCATTGGTGAAGCCTTCCGTCTGGGTCTGCCGGTAGGCGATCATCGGCTCGCCATTGTCCAGCCGCAGGTAATAATGCAGCATGAAACCGCGATAAACGA
Encoded proteins:
- a CDS encoding 5-oxoprolinase subunit PxpA, with protein sequence MKIDVNSDMGEGFGVYKVCDDEKLMEVVSSANIACGFHAGDPEMMARMVRLAKQNGVGVGAHPGLADRLGFGRREIPVDAEEMEQQVLYQLGALSAIARAQDVSLSHISFHAAMGNMINRDAALAERIMKKIRAVDPNLIVFSMPDMLIEKAALDCGLKVLNLFLADRAYDVKGQLVPRKLPNSVIKEEGKVRARVRQFLEKGTVTTIEGETIPVRARSILVHSDTPGSLELARTVRSEVEACGGSVVPAREVVA
- a CDS encoding acetyl-CoA carboxylase biotin carboxyl carrier protein, translated to MKRQPVSISRYSEPGTIADLAAHLERNNVSAIEIETPDGSLKIVAMAGGQAPVAQRPIEAAKAPVKAGDILARAPMAGIFTPAHPQRPDRVVQAGQSVVKGEIVAFIAAGNVLVPVIAEKAGTVSEIVTEAGALVGYGSTLLKTET
- the accB gene encoding acetyl-CoA carboxylase biotin carboxyl carrier protein; translated protein: MDLEKIKKLIEFVGSSRVSELTVSQEGTTVRIIRENNAVSPHAPSSQARPVPVTETASETPRAREQAPASVAAAPALSGVVAAPSFGLFHRAPSPGAAPFAEAGDEVRQGQELFIIEAMKVFNTVRAERSGRIARFIANDGEDVELGQPVLEFE
- the accC gene encoding acetyl-CoA carboxylase biotin carboxylase subunit: MMDATLPKVAEPRAFDSVLIANRGEIALRVQRACRELGLKTVMIYSEADRDADYLKAADTAICIGPASPGQSYLNAPAILLAMELTGAGAVHPGYGFLSERASFSEAVEAAGAVFIGPHADAIRTMGDKIAAKRAMMEAGVPCVPGPDSALPDDMAEVSKIAAEIGYPVIVKAAGGGGGRGMRVVREASALQDAVLVTREEASRAFGTPELYIEKFLEHPRHVEIQVLCDGQGGGVWVGLRDCSMQRRHQKVVEEGPAIGIPPDVAAFVGNRCVEACRQIGYRGVGTFEFLYENGEFYFIEMNTRLQVEHPVTEMTSGVDLVRQQLLVALGHPLEISQEDIVCEGHSIECRINAEDPYNFIPCPGLITALHLPGGPGVRVDTHVTAGYRVSAHYDSLIAKLIVHAPTREQAILRMRRALGEMRIEGVSTNLPLHREILQDPAFSEGGTDIHYLEHWLAARSAK
- a CDS encoding biotin-dependent carboxyltransferase family protein yields the protein MIHILACGPLNTVQDLGRAGYRNIGITATGAMDPIALRVGNILAGNGEDAAAIEIQTFPFRIEFEEALTFAVTGADCAARLNGTDLPPYWCARAEKGQILEFSTPLKNARAYLCLQGGVDVPVVMGSRSTSLRGSFGGHEGRHLTTGDRLSVLPSEPPAPPASGLGVMPLAEAMPDMFPVSDNGELLLRAIPAAEHDLFGEGAERFWSEAWKITSQSDRTGYRLAGTPLMLSAPVELRSYGVIPGVVQVPPGGEPIIQMSDANTAGGYPKMAGIIDSDLWRLGQARIGSRIRFVQATVREALEVEQAIDAYFADIRKTLPLVTAALGTLAKR
- the pxpB gene encoding 5-oxoprolinase subunit PxpB, with the protein product MMVTSMSNLPLKTPHLTPAHLGLPKISMIGNKTFLIEAPGELDLPAQRRIWALTRALKDRPEVLELIPGMTNLLIVLRSTPEDAGRLQDELLDIWQTTAELDLLGKTIEVPTTYGGEHAIDLAAICDYSGLPDKEVVRLHFERTYTVFAVGSAPGFGYLGGLDPRIFMPRKKVPSLRMLKGMVTIGGMQSGISVLTGPNGWNSLGFTEITMFDATAEQPAVLAPGDRVRFLPERIEL